A single genomic interval of Candidatus Obscuribacterales bacterium harbors:
- a CDS encoding DUF3352 domain-containing protein, translating to MAKRKPALLLTLGTAIAFITGGSVAYWWLRGQSGLRSPAPLPVGIEVIPQNALMTFSVSTNPQQWQTLRSFGTPESQAQVDQLLARWRDRWLSAYDLDFPRDLQSWIGPEMTVAILPGNPPIASEPPSPDPAPSGGSLPDSPIEGDPIFVAILPILDPLQDGQTLSDRLSDTEPQQEQVYQGVTLQEFVSQTGQSYAAAVFENQFIAIAPSLDILQTLVDAEQSNAALDTVAGYQDALSQTGVEQPFLRLYV from the coding sequence GTGGCAAAACGTAAACCCGCTCTATTGTTAACGTTAGGAACGGCGATCGCCTTTATCACCGGGGGTAGCGTAGCCTACTGGTGGCTCAGGGGGCAATCGGGACTGCGATCGCCCGCACCCTTGCCCGTGGGCATTGAGGTCATTCCCCAAAATGCCTTGATGACCTTCTCTGTATCCACGAATCCCCAACAATGGCAAACCCTGCGCTCCTTTGGCACCCCGGAATCCCAAGCGCAGGTGGATCAGCTCCTAGCCAGATGGCGCGATCGCTGGCTATCTGCCTATGACCTAGACTTTCCACGGGATCTCCAGTCCTGGATTGGCCCAGAAATGACTGTTGCGATTCTGCCTGGCAATCCTCCTATAGCCAGCGAACCGCCCTCCCCCGATCCAGCCCCGTCAGGTGGATCGCTCCCCGATAGCCCGATCGAAGGCGACCCCATCTTCGTCGCCATTTTGCCAATTTTAGATCCACTGCAGGATGGGCAGACCCTGTCCGACCGGTTGAGTGACACAGAGCCGCAACAGGAGCAGGTCTATCAAGGCGTGACGCTTCAGGAGTTTGTCAGCCAAACGGGTCAATCCTATGCCGCTGCAGTTTTTGAGAATCAGTTTATTGCGATCGCCCCCAGCCTGGATATTTTGCAAACCTTAGTCGATGCCGAGCAAAGCAATGCGGCCTTGGATACAGTTGCAGGCTACCAAGACGCCCTCAGTCAAACTGGCGTTGAACAACCTTTTCTACGGCTCTATGTCAA
- a CDS encoding amino acid ABC transporter ATP-binding protein — MTQPQTGTMRDSQPVNEPVIIAQDVEKWYDNNFHVLRGVSLTVNKGEVVVVMGPSGSGKSTFIRTFNALEPYQKGTIDIDGIRISHDLKNIETIRREVGMVFQQFNLFPHLTVLKNVTLAPIWVRRWPKAKAEEVAMALLERVGILEQANKYPGQLSGGQQQRVAIARALAMQPKIMLFDEPTSALDPEMVREVLDAMRTLAAEGMTMVCVTHEVGFAREVADRVVLMADGVLVEEATPEEFFNNPKEERSQKFLSQIL; from the coding sequence ATGACACAGCCACAAACCGGAACAATGCGAGATTCTCAACCGGTCAACGAGCCGGTGATTATTGCTCAAGACGTAGAGAAGTGGTACGACAACAACTTTCACGTCCTGCGCGGGGTCAGCCTCACGGTGAATAAAGGCGAGGTCGTGGTGGTCATGGGGCCATCAGGATCCGGTAAATCCACCTTTATCCGCACCTTCAATGCCCTAGAGCCCTACCAAAAAGGCACCATTGATATTGACGGCATTCGCATCTCCCATGATCTGAAAAACATTGAAACCATCCGCCGTGAGGTGGGTATGGTGTTTCAACAGTTCAACCTATTTCCTCACCTAACGGTGCTCAAGAATGTCACCCTGGCACCCATCTGGGTGCGGCGATGGCCCAAAGCCAAGGCGGAGGAAGTGGCGATGGCGTTGCTAGAACGAGTAGGCATTCTAGAGCAAGCCAACAAATATCCGGGGCAGCTCTCGGGCGGGCAGCAGCAGCGGGTGGCGATCGCCCGTGCCTTGGCGATGCAGCCCAAGATTATGCTCTTTGATGAACCGACCTCGGCGCTTGATCCAGAAATGGTGCGGGAAGTGTTGGATGCCATGCGCACTCTAGCCGCAGAAGGAATGACCATGGTTTGCGTCACCCATGAAGTGGGCTTTGCTCGGGAAGTGGCCGACCGGGTCGTCTTGATGGCCGATGGGGTCTTGGTGGAAGAGGCCACGCCGGAAGAGTTCTTCAATAATCCCAAAGAGGAACGCAGCCAAAAATTCCTCTCTCAAATCCTTTAG
- a CDS encoding amino acid ABC transporter permease encodes MTSITPPAATRPPIAQTGPLAWARKHLFSDWFNSILTVVVAAVLLWSGWGLVTWIFSKAQWPVVENNLGFMMTGLYPQDQYWRMWVIMGLVLTLSGLSWGILGRNQQHLFGRSVLIGIGAIAAAVILFPLTRPHSPILFGMVVLTVAIAWVGQQAGKRLPALSNWLAAGWFLVYLASIWLIGGGLGILEPVRTENWGGLVLTLLMAVTGIALCFPFGIALALGRRSDLPIVRSLSIAYIELVRGVPLITILVMGQVMIPLFLPEGIRPDRILRAIIALTIFSSAYLAENIRAGLQSVPRGQSEASVSLGLNKPLTLILIVLPQALKTAIPAIVGQFISLFQDTTLLAPLGLLELLGMANTALSNPNYLGRYAEAYAFIGVLYWFFCYAMALGSRKIEEQLNTTH; translated from the coding sequence ATGACCAGTATTACGCCTCCCGCGGCCACTCGCCCCCCGATTGCCCAAACAGGGCCGCTGGCCTGGGCGCGCAAGCATCTCTTCAGTGACTGGTTTAACAGCATCCTCACCGTTGTGGTTGCCGCCGTTTTACTGTGGAGCGGCTGGGGCTTAGTCACTTGGATCTTTTCTAAGGCCCAATGGCCCGTTGTGGAGAACAACTTGGGCTTTATGATGACCGGTTTATATCCCCAAGACCAGTATTGGCGGATGTGGGTGATCATGGGGCTGGTTTTAACCCTAAGTGGCTTATCGTGGGGTATTTTAGGACGCAACCAACAGCATCTGTTTGGGCGTAGTGTCCTCATTGGCATTGGAGCGATCGCAGCGGCGGTGATCCTCTTTCCTTTGACCCGTCCCCATAGCCCAATTCTCTTTGGCATGGTCGTGCTGACGGTCGCCATTGCCTGGGTAGGACAGCAGGCTGGTAAGCGCTTGCCAGCCTTAAGCAATTGGCTAGCCGCTGGGTGGTTCTTGGTATACCTAGCCTCAATCTGGTTGATTGGCGGCGGCTTGGGGATATTAGAGCCGGTGCGCACCGAAAACTGGGGAGGCTTGGTGCTCACCCTGCTGATGGCCGTAACCGGTATTGCGCTTTGCTTTCCCTTTGGTATCGCCTTGGCTCTGGGGCGGCGCAGCGATCTACCTATTGTGCGATCGCTTTCCATTGCCTACATCGAGTTAGTCCGGGGGGTTCCGCTGATTACCATCCTAGTGATGGGTCAGGTTATGATTCCGTTATTCCTGCCGGAGGGTATTCGTCCCGATCGCATCCTGCGCGCCATCATCGCCCTGACTATTTTCAGCTCCGCTTACTTAGCCGAAAACATCCGAGCCGGTCTGCAATCGGTGCCGCGAGGGCAGTCGGAAGCATCGGTGTCCCTAGGGCTGAACAAACCTCTAACGCTAATTCTGATTGTCCTGCCCCAAGCCTTAAAAACGGCAATCCCTGCCATCGTGGGACAGTTTATTAGCTTGTTTCAAGACACCACCCTCCTAGCTCCCCTAGGGCTACTTGAACTGTTGGGAATGGCCAATACCGCCCTATCTAACCCCAACTATTTGGGGCGTTATGCAGAAGCCTATGCCTTTATTGGCGTACTCTATTGGTTCTTCTGCTACGCCATGGCACTGGGAAGTCGCAAGATAGAGGAACAGTTGAATACGACTCACTAG
- a CDS encoding ABC transporter permease subunit (The N-terminal region of this protein, as described by TIGR01726, is a three transmembrane segment that identifies a subfamily of ABC transporter permease subunits, which specificities that include histidine, arginine, glutamine, glutamate, L-cystine (sic), the opines (in Agrobacterium) octopine and nopaline, etc.): MTPATQGSIPIWRDERFWKIAFQIITLVVVVAVLSLLITNLNRNLAQLGLRFGFGFLSNQAGFSVGENLVNYQPQDQYQKVIYAGLINSFRLIVVGIILATITGIVAGVASFSENWLVYKISRAYVGLVRNVPLLLQLFFWYFAVYFALPPVQDQIEMGWVVMSKRGIYLPGPSLTDQNWLGLLLLMGAGLLGALLWKLISDIRQGDRSFRGLVYRGISGLVALSVIGLEIWLIIRGVGYLVSPQDSETNSLPVGVGIWFLGMAAIAIAAFWLWQQRTRLMVEQGTSGQPQLMAIGGLVAVFVVILLFGLGWQPPTIQEGGGASGGLRLSLEYAAALSGLVLYTGAFIAEIVRAGIQSVSKGQWEAARSLGLPSGLAMRLVVFPQSLRVIIPPLNSEYMNLAKNTTLAFAIGYPDLFSVSFTTLNQTGRAVEMIVLIMFIYLIFNLLISVGMNQINALVQLKER, translated from the coding sequence ATGACCCCAGCGACACAAGGCAGCATTCCCATTTGGCGGGATGAACGCTTCTGGAAAATAGCATTTCAAATCATCACCCTCGTCGTGGTGGTTGCAGTTTTATCGCTTCTCATCACCAATCTCAATCGCAACCTAGCCCAGTTGGGTTTGCGGTTTGGGTTTGGTTTTTTAAGTAACCAAGCAGGCTTTAGTGTCGGGGAAAACCTCGTCAACTATCAGCCCCAAGATCAATACCAAAAGGTCATCTACGCCGGATTAATTAACTCGTTTCGGCTGATCGTTGTCGGCATTATCCTGGCAACGATTACGGGAATTGTGGCCGGTGTAGCAAGCTTTTCAGAAAACTGGCTCGTCTACAAGATCAGTCGAGCCTACGTAGGACTGGTTCGCAACGTGCCGCTCCTGCTCCAGCTCTTCTTCTGGTACTTCGCCGTCTATTTTGCGTTGCCGCCCGTGCAAGACCAGATTGAGATGGGTTGGGTGGTCATGAGTAAGCGGGGTATCTACCTGCCAGGGCCCTCCTTAACGGATCAAAATTGGCTAGGGCTGTTGCTTCTGATGGGAGCAGGCTTACTTGGAGCATTGCTCTGGAAGTTGATCAGTGATATTCGCCAAGGCGATCGCAGTTTCCGAGGCCTCGTCTATCGGGGAATCAGTGGTCTGGTTGCTCTCAGTGTCATTGGGCTAGAGATCTGGCTGATCATTCGCGGCGTAGGCTACTTAGTCTCCCCTCAAGACAGCGAAACCAATAGCCTGCCGGTGGGTGTAGGCATCTGGTTTTTAGGGATGGCGGCGATTGCGATCGCCGCCTTTTGGCTATGGCAACAGCGTACTCGCCTGATGGTTGAACAAGGCACCTCTGGGCAACCCCAACTAATGGCGATCGGAGGTCTTGTAGCCGTCTTCGTGGTGATTCTCCTCTTCGGACTTGGCTGGCAACCCCCAACCATTCAGGAAGGAGGCGGAGCTAGCGGTGGACTGCGTCTATCGCTGGAGTATGCTGCAGCCCTAAGTGGTTTGGTGCTCTACACCGGGGCCTTTATTGCAGAAATTGTCCGCGCTGGTATTCAATCCGTCTCAAAGGGACAGTGGGAAGCAGCACGCTCCCTAGGATTGCCCTCGGGTCTTGCCATGCGGCTGGTGGTCTTTCCCCAATCCTTACGGGTGATTATTCCGCCGCTGAATAGCGAGTATATGAACTTGGCTAAGAATACAACGTTGGCGTTCGCCATCGGCTATCCTGACCTATTCTCGGTGTCCTTCACCACCCTGAACCAGACCGGGCGAGCTGTTGAAATGATCGTCCTCATCATGTTTATCTACCTGATCTTCAACCTACTCATTTCAGTGGGCATGAACCAGATTAATGCTCTAGTTCAGCTTAAGGAGCGCTAA